The genomic DNA GCGCCGGCAAGGTGTCGGCCAGCGAAGCGGTCGAGGCCTATATCGCGCGTCAGCTATCGGTGAACGACGAGCTGAATGCCGTCGTCATGAACAGCTATGCCCGCGCTCGCAAGGAAGCGGCCGCCGCCGACAAGGCCGGTGCGCGTGGTGACTGGATGGGCCCGCTGCACGGCGTGCCGATGACCATCAAGGATTCGCTCGATACCGAAGGTGTGATCACCACCGGTGCGACTTACGGCCGCCAGCAATACATCCCGAAACAGGATGCGACGGTCGTCGCCAGAGTCCGCAAGGCAGGTGCGATTCTGCTCGGCAAGACCAACACGCCGGAATTCACACTCGGCGGTCTGGCCGGCATCAATGCCGCGTCGAACCTGCTCTACGGCTCCTCGCACAACCCTTACGACATGACCCGCTCGACCTCCGGCTCGTCCGGTGGTGCCGGCGCGATTGTCGCGGCCGGTGGTGCGGCTTTCGACATCGGCTCCGACTGGGGCGGTTCGATCCGCGGCCCGGCGCACAACAACGGCATCGCCGGCATCAAGCCGACCTCGATCCGCGTGCCGCGTACCGGCCACATCGTCGACTACGGCGGCCTGTTCGATCTGTGGCAGCAGCTCGGGCCGATGACCCGTCGCGTCGAAGATCTCAGCTTGATCACGCCGATCATCTCCGGCCCGGACTACCGCGATGCCTCCTGCGCGCCGGTGCCCTGGGCTGATCCGGCCGCCGTGAATCTGAAGAAGCTGAAGGTCGCTTTCTTCGCCAGCAACGGCGTCAGCGAAACCGATGATGACGTCAAGAACACCGTGATCCAGGCCGCGAAGTGGATGGAAGGCGTGGCCACCAGCGTCACTGAAGATCTGCCGAAAGCGATCCTGCAGGACCTCTACGACGCGCGCACCAAGCTGACCAATGCCGATGGCTGGGCGTTCTACAAGCGCATGGCCGCGAAGTGGGGCACGCAGAACTTCTCGCCATCGGTCAGCGAGCGGATGAAGACCCTGACGCCGATCTCGACCGCCGACACGGTCGCCGCGTGGGATGCAGCCGACGACGCCAAGTCGCGGATGCTCGGCTGGATCCAGAAATACGACGTGCTGCTCTGCCCGGTGGCCGGCAAGGCCGCCGAAGTGATTGATCGCCCGGCCTCGGCCGCGCGTCCGAACGCCTACACCTGGAGCTACACCGGCGCCTTCAACTCGACCGGCTGGCCGGTGGTCGTGGTCCGCTGCGGCACTTCGGCGGACGGCAAGCTGCCGATCGGCATCCAGATCGTTGCCGCACCCTGGCGAGAGGACATCTGCCTGGCCGTTGCCAGCTTCCTGGAAAGCAAGTCCGGCGGCTGGAAGAAGCCACCGATCTGAGCGCAGCCCTTGACCATCCAGCGTGTGACGGCCAGCTGGCCGCTTCGATCCCGACAGGAGTTCAGCAGCATGCGGAGTGGTCAGTTGATGCGACGGGGCGAGATGCTGAGTCTGGCCTTGTCGCTGTGCTTGGCAGCCGGCTCGGCAAGCGCGCAGGCCGCTCGCAGCGCGGCGGCAAGCTTCCCGGTCGAGGAGATCTCGATCGCCAGCCTGCAGGCCGCGTACAAGGCCGGCAGCACGACGGCGGTTGAAGTCGTTCAGGCTTCGCTGGATCGCGTCGCCGCCTACGACAAGCAAGGCCCGCTGCTCAACAGCTTCATCAATCTCAATCCGAATGCCCTGGCGGAAGCGGCGGTACTCGACGCCAGGCTGAAAGCGGGTGGCCCGCTCGGCGCTCTGCATGGCGTGCCGGTGGTGGTCAAGGACAACATCGACGTTGCCGGCCTGCCGATGACCTCCGGCTTCCAGGGCTGGAAGCACTACCTGCCGCCGACCAATGCGCCGATGGTGACGAAGCTGCGCGCCGCCGGCGCGATCATCATCGGCAAGGCTTCGCTGTCCGAGTTCGCGCGCGGTGGCGGCGACAACATCAACTCGGTGCTCTCGGGCTTCGCCCGCAATCCCTACAACACGGCGTTCGCCACCGGTGGTTCGTCCGGCGGCACCGGCGCCAGCATCGCTGCCAGCTTCGGCGTGGTCGGCATCGGCACCGATACCGGCGGCAGCGTGCGCATGCCCTCGGCTCACAACGCACTCGCCGGACTGAGGCCGACGGTCGGTCTGGTCTCGCGCACCGGCGTCGTGCCGCTGGACAGCATCCGCGACACCGCCGGGCCGATGGCGCGCTCGGTGACCGACATGGCGATCCTGCTCGACGTGATTGCCGGTGCCGATCCAGCCGACGCCGCGACGGCGCGCAGCAAGGGCCACATCCCGCCGAGCTATGCGGCGCTGCTGAAGCCGGATGCGCTGAAAGGCGTGCGCCTGGGCGTGCTGCGCCAGGTGTTCAACGCCAAGGTCGCCGACCCACGCGTGATCGCCCATTTCGAGCAGACCATCGCCGAACTGAAAGCGGCTGGCGCGACGATCGTCGATCCGTTCACCGTGCCCGAGCTGGACACGATTCCGCGGCCGCCGCAGACGCCGGCGCAGTTCAAGGCCGATCTCACTTACTGGATCTCGAAGCATCCGGGTGTGCCGTATCCGTCAATGCAGCAGATCGCCGATTCCAAGCTGGTTCATCCGCTGCATCAGGTCGGCATGGAACTCGCCGCCATTGCGAAACCGGTCGCCGAAGATGCCGACACGATCGAAGGCGCGAAGGGCGAGCAGGGCTATCGCGACGGTTTCACCAAGGCGATGAACGCCGCCAAGGTCGATGCCCTGGTGTTCCCGACCTGGGCGCAGTTGCCGGCAATCAACGGCGATCGCAATACGCAGCTGGTCGATGAACCGAAGCCTGCGCCGAATGCCGGCCCGACCGCGCTCGCCAGCAGCCTGACTTTCGTCGGCAGCGCAATGCAGTGGCCGGCGTTATCGGTGCCGAGCGGCTACCTCGGCGAAGGCTTGCCGGTGGGTCTGCAGATCCTCGGCCGCGCCTGGGACGAGGCGAAGATCATCAACTACGCCTACGCCTACGAGCAGGCCACGCACTACCGCCGGCCGCCGCCGACGGTGCCGCCGCTGGCCTCGTCGTTCGCCAGCCGCTTCATCGGCACCTGGCAGCTGGTGCGCATCGACGAGCGCGATGCGGCCGGCAACATCAAGCCTTCGTCACGCGGCCCCTCGACCGGGCAGTTGTTCTATGGCGCCAACGGAAGACTATCGGTGCAGATCATGAAACTCGGCCGTCCCGTGCTGGCGTCCGGGATGATGAACAAGGCCAGCGAAGCGGAACTGAAAGGCGTCGTCGAAGGCTTCAGCTCCTATTTCGGCACCTGGGAATTGCTGCCGGCCGAAGGCTGCGTGGTTCACGTGCAGGACGGCAATCTGCTACCGAATGGCATTGGCCAGCGCGCCAAGCGCTACTACGCCTTCGACAGTGCCGGCCGGCTATCACTGACCACACCGCCACGCGGCGAGCCAGGCCGTGAAACCTCGCAGATCCTGATCTGGGAGCGCATCTCGTGAAAACCCCATTCAAGCTGATCATCGGCACGCTGGTGATCGCCACCGTCGCCGGTCTCACCGCGCCGCGCTGGATGCCGCTGCTGCATGGCGCCAAGAAGCCGACCGATGTCACCGTTGCGGGAGAGGCGAAGAAGAGCGGCGAGGGCAAGGCCAAGGGCGATGGCGGTGGACGTGCCCCGCAGAAGGTCAGTACCTTGCTGATCAAGCCGGAACCATTCACCGAAACCCTGAGCGCCACCGGCTCGCTGCTGGCCGATGAAGGCGTGGAACTGCAGGCCGAGATCAACGGCAAGATCGCCGCGATCCGCTTCCGCGAAGGCTCGAAGGTGAGCCGCGGCGAGTTGCTGGTGAAGCTCAACGACTCCGATCTGCGCGCCCAGCGCGAGCTGGCCAAGCACAACCTGGAACTGGCCGTGCTGCGCGAGCAGCGGGTCGGCCAGCTGGTCAAGGAAGGCATCGTCACTGCCTCGGACTACGACACCGCGAAGTACGAGGTATCGGCGCGCATCGATCAGATCTCGATCATCGATGCCCAGATCGAGAAGACCGAAGTGCGTGCGCCGTTCGATGGCGTGGTCGGCCTGCGCTATGTCAGCGAGGGCAGCTACGTGAACGCGACCACGCGCGTGGCGACCCTGCAGCAGATCGATCGTCTGAAGGTCAATTTTTCGGTGCCGGAGAAGTACGCCGGCCGGGTCAAGGTCGGCAGCGCGATCAGTTTCTCGATCGTCGGCAGCGATCGTCGCTTCAAGGGCTCGATCTACGCCTTCGATCCGCGCATCGATGCCGGCACCCGCACCGTGGTGATCCGCGCCGTCTGCGAAAACCCGGGCGGCGCGCTGCTGCCTGGTGCCTTCGCCAATGTCGAACTGGAACTGGCGAAGCTCGATGACGCGATCCTGGTGCCGGCCGAAGCGGTGATCCCCGGCGTCAGCGAAAAGAACGTCTTCGTGCTGGTCGATGGCAAGGCGACGCGCCGGCCGGTCGAGATCGGCACGCGCACCGCCAATCAGGTGCAGATCCTCAGCGGCCTGGCAGCCGGCGATCGCCTGATCGTTTCCGGCCTGCAGCAGATGCGCGAAGGGCTGGCAGTGGCCGATGCTGCTGATAACGACGGCGCTGCCAAGGAAGGCCCGGCGACCGCCAAGGTCGACAAGGCCAAGGCCGGGAAGACTCGTTCATGAGTCTCGCCGAGCTCAGCATCCGGCGGCCGGTGCTGACCATCGTCATCTCGCTGCTGATCATGCTGTTCGGCGCGCTGGGCCTGAAATCGCTGCCGGTGCGCGAGTACCCGGCGGTCGATCCGCCGTCGATCTCGATCACCACCAGCTATCCGGGTGCCGCCGCCGAAGTGGTGCAGGCGCAGATCACCGAGCCGCTCGAGGAGGCGATCAACTCGGTGGCCGGCATCAGCGCGCTGACTTCGACCAGTCGCGAAGGCGCCAGCCAGATCACCGTCGAGTTCTCGCTCGATTCCGATCTGGAAACCGCGGCCAGCGATGTCCGTGATCAGCTGGCCCGTGCGGTGCGCAATCTGCCGCCCG from Nevskia ramosa DSM 11499 includes the following:
- a CDS encoding efflux RND transporter periplasmic adaptor subunit; the protein is MKTPFKLIIGTLVIATVAGLTAPRWMPLLHGAKKPTDVTVAGEAKKSGEGKAKGDGGGRAPQKVSTLLIKPEPFTETLSATGSLLADEGVELQAEINGKIAAIRFREGSKVSRGELLVKLNDSDLRAQRELAKHNLELAVLREQRVGQLVKEGIVTASDYDTAKYEVSARIDQISIIDAQIEKTEVRAPFDGVVGLRYVSEGSYVNATTRVATLQQIDRLKVNFSVPEKYAGRVKVGSAISFSIVGSDRRFKGSIYAFDPRIDAGTRTVVIRAVCENPGGALLPGAFANVELELAKLDDAILVPAEAVIPGVSEKNVFVLVDGKATRRPVEIGTRTANQVQILSGLAAGDRLIVSGLQQMREGLAVADAADNDGAAKEGPATAKVDKAKAGKTRS
- a CDS encoding amidase family protein; this encodes MRRGEMLSLALSLCLAAGSASAQAARSAAASFPVEEISIASLQAAYKAGSTTAVEVVQASLDRVAAYDKQGPLLNSFINLNPNALAEAAVLDARLKAGGPLGALHGVPVVVKDNIDVAGLPMTSGFQGWKHYLPPTNAPMVTKLRAAGAIIIGKASLSEFARGGGDNINSVLSGFARNPYNTAFATGGSSGGTGASIAASFGVVGIGTDTGGSVRMPSAHNALAGLRPTVGLVSRTGVVPLDSIRDTAGPMARSVTDMAILLDVIAGADPADAATARSKGHIPPSYAALLKPDALKGVRLGVLRQVFNAKVADPRVIAHFEQTIAELKAAGATIVDPFTVPELDTIPRPPQTPAQFKADLTYWISKHPGVPYPSMQQIADSKLVHPLHQVGMELAAIAKPVAEDADTIEGAKGEQGYRDGFTKAMNAAKVDALVFPTWAQLPAINGDRNTQLVDEPKPAPNAGPTALASSLTFVGSAMQWPALSVPSGYLGEGLPVGLQILGRAWDEAKIINYAYAYEQATHYRRPPPTVPPLASSFASRFIGTWQLVRIDERDAAGNIKPSSRGPSTGQLFYGANGRLSVQIMKLGRPVLASGMMNKASEAELKGVVEGFSSYFGTWELLPAEGCVVHVQDGNLLPNGIGQRAKRYYAFDSAGRLSLTTPPRGEPGRETSQILIWERIS
- a CDS encoding amidase — protein: MNMPKQISEMLAAPAHAEQPTTRQFTRRDLLSVVRAAAVAPVVAAPAMSVAQAASTDTSNELIYMSATKLAGLIRAGKVSASEAVEAYIARQLSVNDELNAVVMNSYARARKEAAAADKAGARGDWMGPLHGVPMTIKDSLDTEGVITTGATYGRQQYIPKQDATVVARVRKAGAILLGKTNTPEFTLGGLAGINAASNLLYGSSHNPYDMTRSTSGSSGGAGAIVAAGGAAFDIGSDWGGSIRGPAHNNGIAGIKPTSIRVPRTGHIVDYGGLFDLWQQLGPMTRRVEDLSLITPIISGPDYRDASCAPVPWADPAAVNLKKLKVAFFASNGVSETDDDVKNTVIQAAKWMEGVATSVTEDLPKAILQDLYDARTKLTNADGWAFYKRMAAKWGTQNFSPSVSERMKTLTPISTADTVAAWDAADDAKSRMLGWIQKYDVLLCPVAGKAAEVIDRPASAARPNAYTWSYTGAFNSTGWPVVVVRCGTSADGKLPIGIQIVAAPWREDICLAVASFLESKSGGWKKPPI